One genomic window of Arachis hypogaea cultivar Tifrunner chromosome 8, arahy.Tifrunner.gnm2.J5K5, whole genome shotgun sequence includes the following:
- the LOC112705988 gene encoding glucose-1-phosphate adenylyltransferase large subunit 1, chloroplastic, with the protein MKTDNKGMVISFSEKPKGEDLKAMQVDTTLLRLSWEEAEKKPYIASMGVYVFKKDLLFNLLRWRFATANDFGLEVIPACASEFCIKIVDSIVSHG; encoded by the exons ATGAAAACAGACAATAAAGGAATGGTGATTTCATTCAGTGAGAAGCCTAAAGGAGAAGACCTGAAAGCAATG CAAGTAGATACAACACTCTTGAGACTTTCATGGGAAGAGGCTGAAAAGAAACCATACATTGCTTCCATGGGAGTGTATGTGTTCAAGAAGGACTTACTTTTTAATCTACTAAG ATGGCGCTTTGCAACTGCAAATGACTTTGGATTAGAAGTCATTCCTGCTTGTGCTAGTGAGTTTTGCATTAAG ATTGTTGACTCAATAGTATCGCATGGATGA